One Rhizoctonia solani chromosome 1, complete sequence DNA window includes the following coding sequences:
- a CDS encoding Serine/threonine-protein kinase produces the protein MAETQQNTQKTAETQTETQAGTQKSSYEIEDTEHLNARLMSRNPMYPDIDLPKGVTTYNVGRKPRVNDIIMPQDWKRISGQHCILKYQEHPPKDDLILGISNPDPIIWVEDLSQSGTFINGRRVGEGNQILHVGEEICFGKPSQHDPAENHRRPTDHPLLCQYAVQSMLSSGTFGVVYKVLDKQTSDWAALKVIITGHNLHDPRALEREVNIHGNLVHENIIRLYAHHEEPGRLLLVMELAEYGDLQEYLKTHGPLSESLTRHIAWQVYQAVAFTHSMQVTHRDLKPENILITSLDPFFVKIADFGLAKAVDGRTFLKTFCGTQNYVAPEILQGAAGYGQMVDIYSLGVIFLFCMTGKWVLDYEALAILEVAGVSETVSIYCAGVCSRDHRIAFRQKMHFSIPGFVGNSAQGIIS, from the exons ATGGCTGAGACACAACAAAACACACAAAAGACGGCAGAAACGCAAACTGAGACACAAGCAGGGACTCAGAAGTCTTCCTAT GAAATCGAGGATACCGAGCACCTCAACGCTCGGTTGATGAGCAGAAATCCTATGTACCCTGATATTGATTTACCAAAAGGAGTTACTAC GTACAATGTTGGACGTAAGCCCCGGGTGAACGACATCATCATGCCGCAAGACTGGAAACGCATCA GCGGGCAACATTGTATTCTCAA ATACCAAGAGCACCCTCCGAAAGACGACTTGATTCTTGGCATTTCC AATCCTGATCCAATTATTTGGGTGGAGGACCTGAGTCAGTCTGGAACCTTT ATTAATGGTCGACGGGTAGGAGAAGGTAACCAAATACTACACGTCGGGGAAGAGATATGCTTCGGAAAGCCATCTCAGCACGACCCTGCAGAAAACCATA GGCGTCCAACAGATCATCCGTTACTCTGCCAGTATGCAGTTCAGAGTAT GTTATCCTCTGGTACATTCGGTGTCGTGTATAA AGTGCTGGACAAACAAACATCTGATTGG GCCGCTTTAAAAGTCATAATTACAGGACA TAATCTTCACGATCCCCGAGCCCTCGAACGTGAAG TAAACATTCATGGCAACCTCGTACAT GAGAACATCATTAGACTG TATGCCCACCATGAGGAGCCTGGGAGACTAC TTCTAGTTATGGAATTAGCCGAATACGGAGATCTTCAGGAATATCTGAAAACACACGGCCCACTCA GTGAATCCCTTACAAGACATATTGCGTGGCAAGTCTACCAGGCTGTAGCC TTCACTCATTCCATGCAAGTCACTCATCGAGATCTAAAG CCAGAG AACATCTTGATTACATCTTTGG ATCCATTTTTTGTAAAGATTGCTGATTTTG GGCTCGCCAAAGCCGTCGATGGTCGGACATTCTTGAAAACATTTTGTGGAACGCAAAA CTACGTTGCGCCTGAAATTCTTCAAGGAGCAGCTGGATATGGGCAGATGGTCGATATCTATTCACTGGGCGTgattttccttttttgtatGACTGGGAAATGGGTGCTCGATTACGAGGCGCTGGCTATACTTGAGGTTGCGGGTGTATCAGAGACT GTATCGATTTACTGCGCCGGTGTGTGCAGCCGCGACCACAGGATCGCATTTCGGCAAAAGATGCACTTCAGCATCCCTGGTTTCGTGGGGAATAGTGCACAAGGTATCATAAGTTAA
- a CDS encoding cyclin-dependent kinase inhibitor, producing MAQNQKWEEYVDRIHYSDRYSDDSYEYRHVILPKPLLKLIPKSYFEPDDSGVLRILSETEWRGIGITQSLGWEHYEVHAPEPHVLLFRRAKAPAAQPAKAPTAASKPAAKARK from the exons ATGGCGCAAAATCAAAAGTGGGAAGAATACGTCGATAG AATCCATTACTCTGATCGGTACTCTGACGACAGCTATGAATATCG ACACGTTATCTTACCAAAGCCGCTCTTGAAGCTAATTCCTAAAAGTTACTTTGAACCTGACGATAGTGGCGTATTGCGCATTTTGAGCGAGACAGAATGGCGAGGAATCGGAATCACACAGAGTCTTGGTTGGGAACATTATGAAGTGCACG CCCCCGAACCTCACGTTTTACTCTTCCGCAGGGCAAAAGCCCCGGCTGCGCAGCCAGCCAAGGCACCAACAGCGGCGAGCAAACCTGCTGCCAAAGCCCGTAAATAG
- a CDS encoding adaptin ear-binding coat-associated protein, protein MEDDDIESILFICREAMVFKIPPRQSNAGYRAAEWGDLGSPLWKGRMRIIERNSGCSIRLEDSQTGEVFAQAPYDVTGMSVEAVLDSSRYFVLRAEDQGRKAYIGIGFAERAESFDFNVALQDYTKRQKALLNPETNESETASPHIPTGPKKDYSLKEGQTFSINIPGGRGSASKTQSTSDSLGGAMPLLPPPPKGPSRR, encoded by the exons ATGGAGGACGATGATATTGAATCTATCTTGTTTATATGTAGAG AGGCGATGG TTTTTAAGATTCCACCGAGACAGAG CAACGCGGGGTACAGAGCCGCGGAATGGGGTGACTTGGGTTCTCCCCTATGGAAGGGGCGAATGAGAATCATTGAGCGTAATTCTGGATGTTCAATCCGCCTCGAGGATTCACAAACTG GCGAAG TGTTTGCTCAGGCCCCCTACGACGTAACAGGGATGTCTGTAGAGGCAGTTCTAGATTCCTCACGCTATTTTGTTCTCCGCGCCGAGGATCAAGGCAGGAAAGCGTACATCGGCATTGGTTTCGCGGAAAGGGCCGAAAGTTTCGATTTCA ACGTAGCACTTCAGGACTACACTAAACGCCAGAAGGCATTGTTGAACCCTGAAACGAACGAAAGCGAAACTGCATCTCCCCACATCCCTACCGGGCCGAAGAAAGATTACTCCCTCAAGGAGGGACAAACCTTCTCAATTAATATTCCTGGAGGACGAGGCAGCGCTTCCAAAACACAGTCAACTTCAGATTCTCTTGGTGGTGCCATGCCTCTCCTTCCTCCGCCCCCCAAAGGGCCCAGCCGTAGATAA
- a CDS encoding damaged DNA binding protein, whose product MDDLSIGQRIRIGEDYGTVLFIGDVAGTTGTWLGVEWDEGSKRGKHSGDRNGVQYFTCCIPNSGSFVRPNTPGLTVGISFDSALTSKYIDTFQSDGVESVVLGSSNGAILVEGPRLNKVRAKFSQIERLRSISLNKYDVSNVGDPQAVTRLCQSVQSLDLSRTLLGNWDAVADIIRCIPNLSTLELNNNRIRYTTALNTANFPKLTHLRLNSTMITWAQACEVLVYLPELEDLQLGYNQLENLEPSSRINTSEGLPCLNTLNLDFNRLSDWVSIMAACSMVPQLHNLMIPSNIIATIPRRTVTSVAGGPTLAIYYLTISDNPISRWRDVDALVTWLPELRELGISLEPLASGVPPGATRNFVVARLPALVKLNGTEITERERTDAELFYLSWIGRNEQSSEADTEALHPRWKELATKYNASTEKPKPIVDNLGSHMISIKVVKIQGNITKQQPVSISDTSTILRVLPTMSIKAFGMKLKKAMKLSSSVDPKALWILSSSESGATIPLRPFDTDPLHDLTEFTPDAIGDFQPVLQLLSIKKVSSGGSSDRYRLIITLGIEKVDDYSEKIGNPVNFDKAENQAGAGPSAMDVDPAPAAPAPAPPKAVPSGPTSGPATNTLPAGFAPLHPIEALSPYSNKWTIRARVTQKSDIRTWSNQRGEGKLFSVNLMDETGEIRATGFNEVVDNLYSKLEEGKVYWFSKARVQLAKKQFSNLSNDYEIALERQTEAIPCEDESAVPKVQFNFTELSQLDGVEKDAMVDVLGVVTEVKPIETINVKSTGKTVSKRDVTVVDKSGSSVRMTIWGKQAETFQAENNPVIAFKGVKVGDFGGRTLSLVSSSTMTFHPDFPEAHALQGWYSSEGHSQTFKSQSTGGMGAGGGGVGTINRREMKTLQAVKEENLGMGEEGKTDFFTTRATIIHIKSDNIMYPACGSDNCSKKVTEVHDGWRCEKCEKTFPKPNYRYIMSLSVADYTQTAWLQVFNDPGELILGMTASELHELKEENEASYTTAIEKATSQTWMFQCRAQQSTYQDQSRVRYGVNRAHKIDYAQESRALLEAIKGYD is encoded by the exons ATGGATGATCTAAGTATCGGTCAGAGGATACGCATTGGCGAGGACTACGGCACTGTTTTATTCATCGGAGATGTTGCTGGAACAACTGGGACCTGGCTTGGAGTAGAGTGGGATGAAGGATCCAAGAGAGGGAAGCACAGCGGAGACCGAAATGGCGTTCAATACTTCACATGTTG CATACCTAATTCTGGTTCATTTGTGAGGCCAAATACTCCTGGGTTAACCGTCGGTATCAGCTTTGATTCTGCGCTAACATCAAAGTACATTGATACATTTCAATCCGATGGTGTGGAGTCCGTCGTGCTTGGATCAAGCAACGGTGCAATTCTTGTTGAAGGACCACGTCTGAACAAGGTTCGAGCCAAATTCTCTCAGATTGAACGCCTTCGAAGTATCAGCCTCAACAAATACGATGTCTCAAATGTAGGAGACCCCCAGGCTGTTACAAGGCTATGTCAAT CCGTTCAAAGCCTTGATCTCTCGAGGACTCTGTTGGGAAATTGGGACGCTGTTGCGGACATCATTCGATGCATACCAAATCTCTCAACCCTAGAGTTGAA CAACAACCGAATTCGGTATACTACTGCTTTAAACACCGCCAATTTCCCCAAGCTCACCCATCTACGTCTGAATTCAACAATGATTACTTGGGCACAG GCTTGTGAGGTCCTCGTATATCTCCCTGAACTTGAAGACCTTCAACTTGGATACAACCAATTAGAAAACCTTGAGCCATCATCAAGAATCAATACTTCGGAAGGTCTTCCATGTTTAAACACGTTGAATCTGGATTTCAACCGCTTGAGCGACTGGGTTTCAATCATGGCGGCATGTAGTATGGTACCCCA ATTGCACAACCTCATGATACCCTCCAACATCATTGCTACTATTCCTCGTCGCACTGTCACATCGGTAGCTGGAGGGCCTACACTTGCGATCTATTATCTTACTATCTCTGATAATCCGATCTCTAGGTGGAGGGATGTGGATGCTCTAGTAACTTGGTTGCCTGAACTACGTGAGCTGGGTATCTCCTTGGAACCACTAGCCTCTG GTGTTCCTCCGGGAGCTACTCGCAATTTTGTTGTTGCAAGGCTACCGGCCTTGGTAAAGCTGAACGGAACAGAG ATTACCGAAAGAGAGCGGACTGATGCAGAACTCTTCTACCTATCTTGGATAGGGAGGAATGAGCAATCGTCTGAGGCGGACACAGAAGCCTTACACCCTCGTTGGAAAGAATTGGCAACCA AGTACAACGCATCGACTGAGAAACCGAAACCAATTGTTGATAATTTGGGAAGTCATATGATTA GTATCAAAGTAGTTAAGATCCAAGGCAATATCACAAAACAGCAGCCCGTCTCCATCTCGGATACGAGCACGATTTTAAGAGTGTTACCAACGATGAGCATCAAAGCATTTGGGATGAAATTGAAAAAGGCGATGAAGCTCTCATCGTCAGTTGACCCTAAAGCACTATGGATTCTTTCTAGTTCAGAGTCCGGCGCGACAATTCCTCTGCGTCCCTTTGATACTGATCCGCTACATGATCTGACTG AGTTTACTCCGGATGCGATAGGCGATTTTCAACCAGTCCTCCAGCTACTTTCGATCAAGAAGGTTAGCTCGGGTGGCAGCAGTGACCGCTACAG ACTAATTATCACACTCGGAATAGAGAAGGTGGATGATTATTCTGAGAAAATCGGCAACCCTGTCAACTTCGACAAGGCCGAGAACCAAGCTGGCGCCGGACCTTCGGCAATGGATGTAGATCCGGCACCGGCTGCACCTGCACCTGCACCTCCCAAGGCCGTGCCGTCGGGGCCTACCTCTGGTCCTGCCACGAACACGCTACCCGCCGGCTTTGCTCCCCTTCATCCCATCGAAGCCTTGAGCCCATATTCAAACAAATGGACAATTCGAGCACGCGTCACCCAGAAATCAGATATCCGTACTTGGTCCAATCAGCGCGGAGAAGGGAAACTTTTCAGTGTCAATTTGATGGATGAGACTGGGGAGATTCGTGCAACAGGATTCAACGAGGTTGTGGATAACTTGTACTCGAAACTCGAGGAAGGAAAG GTCTATTGGTTCTCCAAAGCACGCGTTCAGTTGGCCAAAAAACAGTTCTCCAATCTTTCAAACGACTACGAGATTGCTCTTGAAAGGCAAACCGAAGCTATCCCC TGTGAGGACGAAAGTGCTGTTCCTAAAGTTCAATTTAACTTTACGGAGCTTTCACAATTGGATGGCGTCGAAAAAGATGCTATGGTTG ATGTCCTTGGCGTTGTGACTGAGGTCAAGCCTATCGAAACTATCAACGTTAAGTCAACAGGAAAAACAGTATCGAAACGCGATGTCACTGTTGTAGACAAGTCAGGCAGTAGCGTGCGAATGACTATCTGGGGGAAGCAAGCGGAGACGTTCCAGGCAGAGAATAACCCAGTCATTGCATTCAAGGGAGTTAAAGTAGGCGATTTTGGCG GCCGCACACTCTCACTGGTCAGTTCTAGCACCATGACCTTCCACCCCGACTTTCCCGAAGCGCACGCCTTACAAGGGTGGTATTCGTCCGAGGGGCATTCTCAAACTTTTAAGTCGCAATCCACAGGTGGTATGGGAGCTGGCGGCGGGGGTGTTGGAACAATCAACCGGCGCGAGATGAAGACTCTCCAAGCGGTCAAAGAAGAGAATCTTGGAATGGGTGAAGAAGGCAAAACTGACTTCTTCACTACTCGCGCAACCATCATCCATATCAAAAGCGACAATATCATGTATCCGGCGTGTGGCTCGGATAATTGCAGTAAGAAAGTCACTGAGGTTCATGATGGATGGCGCTGCGAAAAATGCGAGAAGACATTCCCCAAGCCTAATTACCG ATACATCATGAGCCTTTCGGTTGCAGACTACACCCAGACTGCGTGGCTACAGGTCTTCAACGACCCCGGAGAACTTATCTTGGGCATGACCGCGTCCGAACTTCATGAGCTCAAA GAAGAGAACGAAGCTTCGTATACTACAGCGATCGAGAAAGCAACCAGTCAAACCTGGATGTTCCAATGCAGGGCTCAACAGAGtacataccaa GACCAATCGCGAGTCCGGTACGGTGTCAACCGTGCTCACAAGATCGACTATGCCCAAGAAAGCCGTGCATTGCTAGAAGCCATTAAAGGCTATGACTAA